The sequence below is a genomic window from Tachysurus vachellii isolate PV-2020 chromosome 2, HZAU_Pvac_v1, whole genome shotgun sequence.
TTATTCTCAATATGCAAATATTGCTTTAGTTTGTGCACGCAGACTTTCTGTGTCTAGGTGTTATGTTGCTGTCTCCTgatctatttgtttattgttgctCTCCTGGGTTTTGCCATAAGTGCAAAGTCCAAGCGAATTTcctgcatgttttattttattttattttatttaatatatatatatatatatatatatatatatatatatatatatatatatatatatataagttttgTTTTCGCATGGGGACATCGCATATTTCTGCTAGAACAGTTGCAATCAACTTGTATACTCAGTGTCATATTGatgagaaattaattaaattaaaatgaaaaattataaatggcAGGAAAATAGTTAAAATATGATTATATTAAAACTGGAACAGAATGGTAAAAATAAACCCACAGTTCATTACATAATCTGTTAAATCTTCATCATATCAGTGcaatgtattatttttgttttttttaatcaatttattagaaatgtttttgaGACCTCTAATTTTCAGCCCTATTTGTACACAgatataattaacaaataaactaagaaaataataaaataggattaaatgaaacacacaacaaaatacaagaaaaaacaacaacaaaagaatcAGTTAAACATGTAAAAGTCTTTTGGTACAGAATTAGCTTTaaatttcaaaaatatatttattttcagctttCAGGGCCTGTGCTGatttacatgtacatgtatGAATAATTCGTGGTGGATGTAAATACATTTCACTTCTCGTGCTCTTATTTTCCCTCCATCACCTACTGGTCTGTAACTACTGGAGCAGCTGTCTAGTCTTTTTTGCTTGTGAACGTCTATAATTTTTTTGCAGGTACCAGCTGTTGGATCTGCCCTGGGAGGATGTCCTCGTCACACATGTGCTGTGCTACTTGCCTTTACGACAACTGGTCAGCCTTCAGCGAGTGAGCAAGAGCTTCCGCTCATTAATTCAGGTTTATCTGGCCAACTGCCACTCATTCGACCCCACACAGGTGAGCTGGATTCATTCTGTCTTCTAAAGATCCCTAATGTCCTAATGGATTCACacgtgagggtgtgtgtgagggtgtgtgtgagggtgtgtgtgagggtgtgtgtgagggtgtgtgtgagggtgtgtgtgagggtgtgtgtgagggtgtgtgtgagggtgtgtgtgagggtgtgtgtgagtgtgtgtgagtgtgtgtgagtgtgtgtgagtgtgtgtgagtgtgtgtgagtgtgtgtgagagtgtgtgagagtgtgtgagagtgtgtgagagtgtgtgtctgtttagtCTTGATACATATGCTGAAGGTAGAGGTGAGAAGGTATATTTAATCACTTGATGTTTGACTGTTTTCTCACTTCTTGGCAGACAtaactgtatttaaaacaaatgaaaatgtcctttttaacaaaatattagACATGACAACAATTTGAATAGTGTTTTACAGACAATGCACtgctaaaataaaactattcaaAGTCTCACTGCACTTATTTCTGCTCTAAAAGTGCCACTTTTCTCATGAGCATAAGTTTTTCACATTCATTTCATACCTTTTTCTTGAAGGGTGTCTAACCCAGGATTTATCAGTTAAAGATTTctactctgtctctgtctcctttTAGACGGGGCCTCATGTTCCTAAGGAAGCTTTTTGTTCCATGCTCTGCGATAATAAAGTCCTCCAGAGTCTCTCTGTACATGGCTGTTGTGACTGGATCACTGATGAGGAGCTGCTTCCTGTAATCGGTCAGAACCAGCAGCTGCAGCGTGTGGACCTTCACGGCTGTGTCCACCTCACTCGGCACGCTCTGGTGGCTGTGGCTCTTGGTTGCCCCCGTTTGCAGCACCTGGGCCTGGCTCACTGTGAGTGGGTAGATAATCTGGCACTGAGAAGTCTAGCAGATCACTGCAACGAGCTACGAACGCTGGACCTCACCGCCTGCAGGCAGCTGAGAGACGAGGCCGTGTGTTATGGGGCGGCGCATTGGCCCATGCTGCGCTCCATCTCTGTGGCCATCAATGCCAACATCACAGACACGACTGTGGAGGAAGTGGCCAAGCACTGCAGAGAGCTCGAGCATCTCGACCTGACCGGATGTCTGAGGATTCACAATGAGGCCATCaagtgagcctgtgtgtgtgtgtgtgtgtgagcctgtgtgtgtgtgtgagcctgtgtgtgtgtgtgagcctgtgtgtgtgtgtgagcctgtgtgtgtgtgtgtgagcctgtgtgtgtgtgtgtgtgagcctgtgtgtgtgtgtgagcctgtgtgtgtgtgtgagcctgtgtgtgtgtgtgagcctgtgtgtgtgtgtgagcctgtgtgtgtgtgtgagcctgtgtgtgtgtgtgagcctgtgtgtgtgtgtgagcctgtgtgtgtgtgtgagcctgtgtgtgtgtgtgagcctgtgtgtgtgtgtgtgagcctgtgtgtgtgtgtgtgagcctgtgtgtgtgtgtgtgagcctgtgtgtgtgtgtgtgagcctgtgtgtgtgtgtgagcctgtgtgtgtgtgtgtgagcctgtgtgtgtgtgtgtgagcctgtgtgtgtgtgtgtgagcctgtgtgtgtgtgtgtgtgagcctgtgtgtgtgtgtgtgagcctgtgtgtgtgtgtgagcctgtgtgtgtgtgtgtgagcctgtgtgtgtgtgtgtgagcctgtgtgtgtgtgtgtgagcctgtgtgtgtgtgtgtgagcctgtgtgtgtgtgtgtgagcctgtgtgtgtgtgtgtgagcctgtgtgtgtgtgtgagcctgtgtgtgtgtgtgtgagcctgtgtgtgtgtgtgtgagcctgtgtgtgtgtgtgtgagcctgtgtgtgtgtgtgtgtgagcctgtgtgtgtgtgtgtgtgagcctgtgtgtgtgtgtgtgtgagcctgtgtgtgtgtgtgtgtgagcctgtgtgtgtgtgtgtgagcctgtgtgtgtgtgtgtgtgagcctgtgtgtgtgtgtgtgtgagcctgtgtgtgtgtgtgtgagcctgtgtgtgtgtgtgtgagcctgtgtgtgtgtgtgtgagcctgtgtgtgtgtgtgagcctgtgtgtgtgtgtgagcctgtgtgtgtgtgtgtgagcctgtgtgtgtgtgtgtgagcctgtgtgtgtgtgtgtgagcctgtgtgtgtgtgtgtgagcctgtgtgtgtgtgtgagcctgtgtgtgtgtgtgtgtgagcctgtgtgtgtgtgtgtgagcctgtgtgtgtgtgtgtgagcctgtgtgtgtgtgtgtgagcctgtgtgtgtgtgtgagcctgtgtgtgtgtgtgtgagcctgtgtgtgtgtgtgtgagcctgtgtgtgtgtgtgtgagcctgtgtgtgtgtgtgtgagcctgtgtgtgtgtgtgtgagcctgtgtgtgtgtgtgtgagcctgtgtgtgtgtgtgtgagcctgtgtgtgtgtgtgagcctgtgtgtgtgtgtgtgagcctgtgtgtgtgtgtgtgagcctgtgtgtgtgtgtgtgagcctgtgtgtgtgtgtgtgagcctgtgtgtgtgtgtgtgagcctgtgtgtgtgtgtgtgagcctgtgtgtgtgtgtgtgagcctgtgtgtgtgtgtgtgagcctg
It includes:
- the fbxl15 gene encoding F-box/LRR-repeat protein 15, yielding MSDNNYRLLGIHTSVEGRTDERHGWSKYQLLDLPWEDVLVTHVLCYLPLRQLVSLQRVSKSFRSLIQVYLANCHSFDPTQTGPHVPKEAFCSMLCDNKVLQSLSVHGCCDWITDEELLPVIGQNQQLQRVDLHGCVHLTRHALVAVALGCPRLQHLGLAHCEWVDNLALRSLADHCNELRTLDLTACRQLRDEAVCYGAAHWPMLRSISVAINANITDTTVEEVAKHCRELEHLDLTGCLRIHNEAIKTVAEYCPKLQSLKVNHCHNVTESSLGVLRRRNVQIDVEPPLQRALVLLQNVVGFAPFINLQI